The DNA region GTAAAAGTGAGCTAGAGGATCTTCTGAGGAAACTCACTTCTTCCTAAAGACTATAATTGCGTGCTTAGGATCGTAGGGCGAGAGGTCCACCGTCTCGAGGAGCTCGTATCTCCCCGTCTCCAGAACCTCCCTCTCGACCCTCTTGTAGATCTTCTTGGGAGGAAGCGTGACGTCTATGCTGCTAGCCTTGACGGCGATCATGGCGATCCCTCCGCTCTTGAGGAAGAGGTCGGAGTTCCTGAGGAGTATATCGACCTGATCGGGCTGGGCGACATCCTCATAAATGACATCGACCTCCGTCACCAGCCAGCTGTAGTTCTGGGGCCTTCTGGCGCTCTCAAGTATGGGGACTATGTTCTTCCTGAACTCGGCAACTCTCAGGAGATCCCTGATCACCCAGTGAGCTACTTCAACGCCGAATATGATGCCGCTCTCCTCTATCACGTCGCTTATATGAGAAGCGGTCGTGCCCGAGGCTATCCCGAGGTACAGCACCCTCGAACCTTTCCTGAAAGGGAAGTTCCTCAGCCCGTTGTGAATGGCCGCGGCTAACTTCGACCTTTTCGGATTCCATATCCTGTACTCTATCCCCCCTATCTCCCTCAACGTCTCGTCGTAGACCCTGATCCCCGGGGTTAGGCTCCTCGTAGCCAGCTGCTTCTTGCCGTCCACTATCCAATATACGTTCTTGAAGTTCTGATCCTCCTTAACCCTCACCGCTCATCGCCTCCGTGTACCTCTTGATCTTCTCATCTATCTCCCTCCTCAGTTGATCCCCTATGTACTTCCCCCCTCCGTAGAAATCGACTCTGGCAGCTATCGCTATCTTAGTGGCTAGGAGCCTGGCTATCTTCCCCCTCAAGCTCTTAGGAGCACTCCTGATCTCCTTCGCCTGGAAGATGACGCCGTGCTTCGGAGGCTTCGTTCCCTTGGTTAGGTGCATGAAGATGGCCTTGTGGGCCCCCAGGATCTGTATCGAGCTCGCCGGCAGGTTGGCCAGCCTCTCCAAACTGCCCGCTATCGCTATCAACCTGGCCCCCACGAGGGGATGCACCACGGCCGAGAGGTTGGGTGCCGCCCTCCTCATGAGGTCCTCTATGTAGCTCTCCATCGCCCTCCTCGCTTCGTACAGGGCTATCCAGCTGGATGCCGCGCTCTTTATGGATTGGAGGTCGACTTCACTCAAGTCCGCTCCCATAGAATTCCTCGAGGCCTCAATGATCTTGCTTATCATCTTGTCACTGAATCCCGCTCTCCTGAGCGCATCCTCCCTCATCTTGTTCCTGTCGGGCTCTATCGAGACCAGCTTGATGAAATCGTAGTGATCCTCAAGTATCTCATTAAGCTCCGGGAAGTGCACGGAGTACCACTCCCTTATGGTCGGCGCGATCATGTTCAATGCCTTGTTCGAGTGGTCGACGAAATCTACCGCCTTGATCACCTGCTGATCGAGCGAGCTGAGCTGCTCCCTCACCCTTGCCCTGGTCACTAGGATCCCTATCTCATTAAGCAGGGAGAGGTAATCCCTCTGTTTCAGATCCCCCCACAGCTGGGAGGCGTATCTGAGCGGGGATCTCCTTAGGCTGGAGAAGGGCCTCTCCCCGGGGGATAGCGAGGCGTGAACCCCCATCTCGTCGAGCAGCTCCTTGAGCCTAGCGTCATTGACCACGATCTCATCGGCGTTTATCCTACCCATCAGCTCCTTCAGGGATCTCCTGAGGAACTCCCTGTCCCTCACGAGGTTTGAGATGGCTTCCGCATCCCTCGGGAAGGGGAGGCCCTCCAGGAGCTCCCCCCTCTCATCAAGCGCGATGAGGCCGAAGGGTTGTAAGGCTATGAACGCCCTCAACGAAACCCCTGCCTACTCATATCGGATGCTGGCCCGGCTTCCTACCCAGCACGTATCTCTTGTGATACAGTGACCTGATCCTCGCTCTGGGAGGAGGGCTTCGCCTCTCCCTGGCCTCGACCTTGGGTGTCAGCGATCTCACCTTACCAGCCTTGTTCAGGGCACCGTGAGTTCCCCTAGGCATTCCACCACCCGGCTACCAGTGGGCGTGCCATTAATATATGTTAGCCTCCGGGGTGAGGTTCGCCAGATACCCTATAAGATGCCCCGCTGAGGATCCTGAGTGGGATGGGTTCCCATTCAGCGGTGCGGTGGAGAATGGAGAGACGCTCGGCTGAAGTACGCAGATGAGTAGAAGCAGGCTTTCATTGAACTCATGGCCTCAGCCCCCCTGCGCATCACACTCCCCCTGCCTTGCGAGTGACCGTCTGTAGTCGAGGATTATCCCCATCACGTCCAATCCCCTCCTCCCTACCCCAGGAGCCTCGGCCTCCTCGCTCCTAGCGAGCAGCTTCAGGGCCTCATCGAACGGGATCACTGGGGTCACACCGTTCCAGGCTATCCTGTAGTTGCTCTCGGAGTCCACGAATATACCCTCCTCGGAGGCCGCCTCCAGGAAGTCCGAGGGTGGAGGGCTCCCCCTATAGAGCAGGATTTTAACACCCAGGTTCTTCAGCCTCCTCGCGACGCTGCCGCTGGCACCCGATGCGTCGAGCACCAAGATGGCCTCGGCCCCCCCGGTCTCCGAGAGGGAGTCCACCCTCTCCTTGGATAGTGACGAGAGCACCCTCAGCCTTATCCCCGGGATCTCCTCCCTCGAATCCATCAGGCTCCTGAGCTGGGATCTCAGTATCTCGTTCTGCCACCTCTCCCTCTCCAGCTCCCTCTCCAGCTCCCTTATCCTTGAGTCCCTGATGGATATCCTCCTATCGATTTCAATCTCTAGGTTCCTCTCATCCTCCAGATACTCCAACCTCCTCCTAAGCTCAGCTATCTCCTCATCCTTCCTCCTGAGTAGTTCCTTATATCTCCTCAACTCCTCCCTGAGCTCCTCAATCTTCAGTAACAGCCTCCTGGCGTAATTGTCCGCTTTAGCCAGTTCCTTCCTCAATTCGAGATACCTGGACTCCCTGTGGGACTCCTCGTACTTCGAGGAGACCTCCTCTATGGCCACGGAGATTGGAGTTCCCCTGAGGACCTTGCTGACTATGGCATCTGAGTCCTTGGCGAGGCCAGCTTCCTCAGCCCTCGCCCTGGCCTTCGCTATCAGGTTCTTCACCCTGTAGTAGACCTTGAGGGCGGCAGCCAAAGAGTCCCTCTCGTGAGAGCTCCCGGCTCTCACACCTCTACTCTCCTCGTACTCCGCCACTATCCTCTTCTTCTCCTCGGAGCTCATATCGTACTTCGAAACCACGAGCTTTGCGTCGAACATGTTGGCTATTCTGATGACGCTCTTGGGAGGCGGATTCACATCCGTCGCTATTATTACGGGATAGCCGTGGTTCAATATCTCCTCTATGATCTCGGATCTCGAGGCCCTCCTCATCGTCCTCAATGCGAGTAGCTCTCCGTTCAGGTCTATCACAGCGAGGCCCACGGACATCCCGGGATCTATGCCAACTATGAGCGGTCTCGATCTGGGGATCGTTGAGAACTGCTCACCTGGAAACTTGACCTTGCTCCTCCAGGAGTGACTTATCTTTATCCTGAAGGGGGACCAGGAGCTGCTCTCCTTCACCACCTTCCTGACTTCCTCGGGATCCGCGTAAACTATGAACTCCGCCCTTCTCAAGCCTCCTGAAGCCCTCTCAACGTATAGATCATAGTCCAGATTGGCCCTATCAAGCTCAGTGGCTATCCTGTTCGCCTCGCTCAATATGCTGGCCTCTATGGACCTCCTCCACCTCTCGCTCCCGGAGCCTCCCTGCTTCACGCTCCTGTTCCTGGTCAACAGTATCCTCGTCTCAGGGTATATGGCGATGGCCTCCATTCCCACGCCCCTCAGAGCAAGCTGAGCCACCAGTCTGGCCGTGCTGAGCGGGTCGGAATGGGGCATGCTCAGACCCGCTTCCTTGGCCACCGAGGAGAGGGGCCTTATCCCCTGGGGCGAGCCGGTAACCTGGACCAGCTTGCACTTTGGAGGGAGGGAGTTGATGACCCTCCTCAGGTCATCGGAGTTCCGGGCTATCTCGAAAACGTTATCCGTGGCGAGGACGCTCACAGCGTACCTCCTGAGCAGCTCGAAGATCTCCTCCAGGGAGACCTCCTCAGCCTCAAATAATATCTCTCCCTCCCTCTGGATCGAGATGGAGTAAATGGGTTTCTCCTTTGACCTCGGAGATCCGGACTTTATGTCCACCCCAGCGACTATCAAATCGCTCATTCGCGCGAGTAGGGCATGAATCGTTTATTAAAGTTTCCCGAGGGTGTGACGGGATGGGTAAGAGGATTGCCCTGCTCATCCTCCTCTGCATCGCTCAAGCTTCACTGATGCCCGTCTCCTCTCAAGAGCCCGTTCAAATCCGCATAGATCCCAGGGAGCCATGCATAGCCGGATTCCCCTGTGAGCTAAACGTCTCCGTCACGAACATGGATGGCACGATACTGCTGAGCAAGCTGAGGCTCGCGACGCCCTGGGGACTATTCGTGAAGGACCTGGGCCTGAGGGAGCTGAGGGGAGGGGAGTCCCTGAGGATAGCAATCTCGGCGAACGTTAGCCTAGATTCGCTTGAGGGCCCGAACTTCGTGAGGGCCGAGCTGATATACTTCGTCAGGGGGGAGGTGGGTCTCAGGAGTGCCCTAGGGAACTCCTCA from Candidatus Korarchaeota archaeon NZ13-K includes:
- a CDS encoding C/D box methylation guide ribonucleoprotein complex aNOP56 subunit (functions along with aFIB and aL7a; guides 2'-O-methylation of ribose to specific sites in RNAs); the protein is MRAFIALQPFGLIALDERGELLEGLPFPRDAEAISNLVRDREFLRRSLKELMGRINADEIVVNDARLKELLDEMGVHASLSPGERPFSSLRRSPLRYASQLWGDLKQRDYLSLLNEIGILVTRARVREQLSSLDQQVIKAVDFVDHSNKALNMIAPTIREWYSVHFPELNEILEDHYDFIKLVSIEPDRNKMREDALRRAGFSDKMISKIIEASRNSMGADLSEVDLQSIKSAASSWIALYEARRAMESYIEDLMRRAAPNLSAVVHPLVGARLIAIAGSLERLANLPASSIQILGAHKAIFMHLTKGTKPPKHGVIFQAKEIRSAPKSLRGKIARLLATKIAIAARVDFYGGGKYIGDQLRREIDEKIKRYTEAMSGEG
- a CDS encoding DUF460 domain-containing protein — its product is MSDLIVAGVDIKSGSPRSKEKPIYSISIQREGEILFEAEEVSLEEIFELLRRYAVSVLATDNVFEIARNSDDLRRVINSLPPKCKLVQVTGSPQGIRPLSSVAKEAGLSMPHSDPLSTARLVAQLALRGVGMEAIAIYPETRILLTRNRSVKQGGSGSERWRRSIEASILSEANRIATELDRANLDYDLYVERASGGLRRAEFIVYADPEEVRKVVKESSSWSPFRIKISHSWRSKVKFPGEQFSTIPRSRPLIVGIDPGMSVGLAVIDLNGELLALRTMRRASRSEIIEEILNHGYPVIIATDVNPPPKSVIRIANMFDAKLVVSKYDMSSEEKKRIVAEYEESRGVRAGSSHERDSLAAALKVYYRVKNLIAKARARAEEAGLAKDSDAIVSKVLRGTPISVAIEEVSSKYEESHRESRYLELRKELAKADNYARRLLLKIEELREELRRYKELLRRKDEEIAELRRRLEYLEDERNLEIEIDRRISIRDSRIRELERELERERWQNEILRSQLRSLMDSREEIPGIRLRVLSSLSKERVDSLSETGGAEAILVLDASGASGSVARRLKNLGVKILLYRGSPPPSDFLEAASEEGIFVDSESNYRIAWNGVTPVIPFDEALKLLARSEEAEAPGVGRRGLDVMGIILDYRRSLARQGECDAQGG
- a CDS encoding fibrillarin-like rRNA/tRNA 2'-O-methyltransferase, with the protein product MRVKEDQNFKNVYWIVDGKKQLATRSLTPGIRVYDETLREIGGIEYRIWNPKRSKLAAAIHNGLRNFPFRKGSRVLYLGIASGTTASHISDVIEESGIIFGVEVAHWVIRDLLRVAEFRKNIVPILESARRPQNYSWLVTEVDVIYEDVAQPDQVDILLRNSDLFLKSGGIAMIAVKASSIDVTLPPKKIYKRVEREVLETGRYELLETVDLSPYDPKHAIIVFRKK
- a CDS encoding 30S ribosomal protein S30, producing the protein MPRGTHGALNKAGKVRSLTPKVEARERRSPPPRARIRSLYHKRYVLGRKPGQHPI